In Candidatus Melainabacteria bacterium RIFOXYA2_FULL_32_9, the genomic stretch ATCGTTTCTTTTCCAATACTGCTGTCATACTTCCTCTCTTTACATTTATGACAACAATATCGTCTATTTTTTATTACTTTTCAAACAGCCTCTTAATACTTGGATTTTATCTATATAATATATAGTAATTGGTCTACTTTATTTTGTTATAACAAGTTTATGCTTGTTTTAGTCTAAGTTTTGTAAAGAATTTTTTGGATATCTATTGTGTTTTTTTCAAACCACTGTTAATTATTAATTATCGAGCTTGGATTTTATTTGGAGGTTTTAATGGGGGTAATTTTAGTAATTTGTGATATTGATTGTGATCCTGAAAATCTTGAACCTTATAAAACTGTTGAACTTGGTTCATATGAGTATCTGAATTGTTATTTTAGTACAATAAGCACCCTTTTAGAAGATGGAAAATTGGGAAGCAGGTTTCCGATTTTATTAGAAAGTCTTGATGCTAAAACAAAAATTGAACCTGAAGCTGCTGAGGAATTGTTATCTGAGCTGACAGTTATTACAGAAGAATTAAAAAAATATCCTCCAAGTAGTATTGATTGTGGAAACATTGATACAGAAGAAAGTAACTGGATGCTAGAGGCTCCATTTGATACTTCTGTTGATAATCTTTATGATTATTTTCTAAATATGGAAGAAAATAATTTGACTCAAACTTTCTATGAACTTGCAGCTGAAGCTGCGGAAGAAAATATGAGTCTGTTATATATATTTGAATAGAAAATTTTTATACTAAAAATCTGAAATAAATATAAATAGAACTTATTATCAATGATATAAAGGTGATTAAGACTCCATATTTCATAAACCTGAAGAATGAAATAGGATGTCCGGCTGCATGTGAGGCTTCAGAGACAATAACATTGGCAGCAGCGCCAATTATAGTTGCATTTCCTCCAAGACAAGCTCCTAAAGATAAGCTCCACCATAATGGGTGTATATCCATACTACCTTTTAATTCGTTAATTAAAGGTGCCATGGTTACAGTATACGGAATATTATCTACAATAGCAGAAAGAAACCCTGATGCCCATATGACGAGCATTGAGGTAAAAGTAAGATTTCCATCAGTTATTTCTAGAACCTGATTAGCCAGATATTTTATACCACCTGTTTCTACAAGACCTCCAATTATTATGAATAATCCTATAAAGAAGAAAATCGTTGTCCATTCGACATCATGTAGTATATGTTTAGGGCTTTCAAATAAGAGCAGTATACTGGCACCCAGAAAAGCTACTTGATATGCAGGTATATGAATAACGTCATGCAGTACAAAGCCTATAATAACGAGAGACAAAACAATAGAAGATCTTATCATTAAATTTTTATCTTTAATTGTTTTAGAATTATCAAGGTTAGCTATATGATGCATTAGTTCTGGAGTTGCTACAAGCTGCTTTCTAAACATATAAACTAATATTGCTATAGAAATTATAAGAATAACAATTATAACAGGTGTTAATTCATATACAAAATCCATAAAAGTAAACCCTGCTGCACTTCCTATGATAATGTTTGGCGGATCTCCGATTAATGTAGCTGTTCCTCCTATATTTGAAGCAAGAATTTCAGTGATTAAAAATGGAACAGGGTCAATTTGAAATTCTCTTGCAACAACAAAAGTAACTGGCATAATAAGAATAACTGTGGTTACATTATCTAAAAATGCTGAAGCGATGGCGGTAAATAGAGCTAAAGCTGCCAATACCAGTTTAGGGTTACCCCCGGTTTTTCTTAACAATTCTATAGCCATCCAGTTAAACATCCCGCTTCTGCCTGCAATATGTACGATTATCATCATGCTAATGAGAAGAAATATTACAGAAAAATCTATATGTTCAAAAGCATTCTCTACCGGAACTATACCAAGAATCAAAGTAATTGCAGCTCCTACCATAGCTACAGTTACTTTTGGTATTTTTTCTGTTGCTATCAGGACATATGCTATAAAAAGAATAATTCCAGATGTTAACATTTTTCACTCCCAGTACTAATCACAGTTGTTTTTTTATGTTAAATATAAAGTACACTAATTATTAATATTAGATAAGACAAAGAAAAATATGAAAACTAAAAATATTTTAATATCTGGTTATTATGGTTTTGATAATTTTGGTGATGATGCAATATTGCATACACTCTTACATAATCTTAGAACAAATTTTAAAAATTGCCAAATAACTGTAATTTCAAAAAATCCTGCCAAAATAAAGCAGGATTATGACGTTAATTCTGTTTATACGTTTGATTATAAAGAGATTATTAAACAAATGAAAAGTACAGACTTGTATATTAGTGGGGGAGGGAGTCTTTTACAGGATATTACAAGTATTAAAAGTTTGTTTTATTACTTGGCTTTAATATTTTTGGCAGAATTATTTAAAATAAAAACTTGTATATATGCTCAGGGTATAGGCCCTATAAAAAGCAAATTGGGGAAGATTTTAACAGGGATTATTCTAAAGAAAGTTGATTTAATTACTGTAAGAGATCAACAAAGTAAAGAATTTCTAGATAAGTTAGGTATAAAATCATATTTAACCGCTGATCCTGTATGGAATATTGATTTAAAAAATATGAATAAAAGTAATTTAGTCTTAAATACGGAAAAGCGTAAAGTAGGAATTCAGCTTAGAGACTGGTATTTGCTAAACAATGAAAAATTGGAATATTTGGTAGAGGCTATAA encodes the following:
- a CDS encoding polysaccharide pyruvyl transferase CsaB; this translates as MKTKNILISGYYGFDNFGDDAILHTLLHNLRTNFKNCQITVISKNPAKIKQDYDVNSVYTFDYKEIIKQMKSTDLYISGGGSLLQDITSIKSLFYYLALIFLAELFKIKTCIYAQGIGPIKSKLGKILTGIILKKVDLITVRDQQSKEFLDKLGIKSYLTADPVWNIDLKNMNKSNLVLNTEKRKVGIQLRDWYLLNNEKLEYLVEAINLNFDDNYQLILISLQDSHDLEVTKKFNEILKLKNPNFDIHLASNLSISSSISLISQLDYIIAMRYHASLIAIKSSIPTLAISYDPKVEILSKEAEIPYIFIENLNKEELNKKICELIEKKSSYEDKLRDFSAKKELESRQNVDLLSKMLVDKKIVKG